One genomic segment of Borrelia coriaceae includes these proteins:
- the rplA gene encoding 50S ribosomal protein L1 yields MAKSGKKYIQALSKVDKLKSYSIDDAISLLKAIKFVKFDETIDVSVNLNLKKNHTVRDTVVLPNQFMKEKRILVFAKGDKAEEAKEAGAAYVGDEDLINKVKGGFSDFDIVVATPDMMKDVGRLGPILGKRGLMPNPKTQTITNDLKGTIASLKKGRTEFRANKNGVINFSVGKSSMDNEKVKENYNEFIKALLKRRPSDLKGIFVDSVYISSTMGPSVKIDFV; encoded by the coding sequence ATGGCTAAGAGTGGAAAAAAATATATACAAGCTCTATCTAAAGTAGATAAGCTTAAATCTTACAGTATAGATGATGCAATATCCTTATTAAAAGCAATCAAATTTGTTAAATTTGATGAGACTATCGATGTATCTGTTAATCTTAATTTAAAGAAAAATCATACAGTTAGAGATACAGTTGTTTTGCCAAATCAGTTTATGAAAGAGAAACGCATACTTGTTTTTGCAAAGGGTGATAAAGCTGAAGAGGCAAAAGAAGCTGGTGCTGCTTATGTTGGAGATGAGGATCTTATTAATAAGGTTAAGGGTGGATTTAGTGATTTTGATATTGTTGTTGCAACACCTGATATGATGAAGGATGTGGGGAGGCTTGGTCCCATTTTAGGTAAGAGGGGCTTGATGCCAAATCCTAAGACACAAACTATTACGAATGATTTAAAAGGTACAATAGCTAGTCTTAAGAAGGGTCGTACAGAGTTTAGGGCAAATAAGAATGGTGTTATCAATTTTTCTGTTGGTAAGTCTTCTATGGATAATGAAAAAGTAAAGGAAAATTATAATGAATTTATTAAGGCATTACTTAAAAGACGACCAAGTGATTTAAAGGGTATTTTTGTGGATAGTGTTTATATTTCATCTACCATGGGACCTTCTGTGAAGATTGATTTTGTTTAG
- the rplL gene encoding 50S ribosomal protein L7/L12: MALSKEDILTWLEGAKTSEVVELITAIEEKFGVTAAAVAVAAAPGADVGGAEEQTEFDVMLMSFGDSKINVIKEVRAVTGLGLGEAKALVEAAPKAVKEGVSKADAEDIKKKLEAVGAKVEIK, translated from the coding sequence ATGGCACTAAGTAAAGAAGATATTTTAACGTGGCTTGAGGGAGCTAAAACATCTGAAGTTGTTGAGCTTATAACAGCTATTGAGGAAAAATTTGGAGTTACTGCTGCTGCAGTTGCTGTTGCTGCTGCACCTGGTGCTGATGTTGGTGGTGCTGAGGAGCAAACAGAATTTGATGTAATGCTTATGTCTTTTGGAGATAGTAAGATAAACGTTATTAAAGAGGTAAGAGCTGTTACTGGGCTTGGACTTGGAGAGGCTAAAGCTTTAGTTGAAGCTGCTCCTAAGGCAGTTAAGGAAGGTGTTTCAAAAGCAGATGCTGAGGATATAAAGAAGAAACTGGAAGCAGTTGGTGCAAAAGTTGAAATTAAATAA
- the rplJ gene encoding 50S ribosomal protein L10 translates to MRTKINPKKVEMFNSFKEFLEDKDNIFFLDYRGLTVTKLTELRNRVESEQGELRVVKNSIMKRVLKDKQIEGLDPYLLGPTAVVTAVDEANVIAKIFYEFVKTSTLKVKGGFVLGEVYDEAKLNAYSKLPTKKEAISLFMSVLKAPISKLARTLKALSDIKV, encoded by the coding sequence ATGCGTACAAAGATAAATCCTAAAAAGGTTGAAATGTTTAATTCATTTAAAGAATTTTTAGAGGATAAGGATAATATTTTTTTTCTAGATTATAGAGGATTAACGGTAACAAAGCTTACTGAGTTGAGAAATAGAGTTGAAAGTGAGCAAGGGGAATTAAGGGTTGTAAAAAATAGTATAATGAAGCGAGTTTTAAAAGACAAGCAAATAGAAGGCCTTGATCCTTATCTTTTAGGTCCAACAGCTGTTGTTACTGCTGTTGATGAGGCTAATGTGATTGCAAAAATTTTTTATGAGTTTGTTAAAACTAGCACTTTAAAAGTTAAGGGAGGTTTTGTTTTAGGAGAAGTTTATGATGAGGCTAAGCTTAATGCGTATAGTAAACTTCCTACTAAGAAAGAGGCTATTTCTTTATTTATGAGTGTGCTTAAAGCCCCAATTTCAAAACTTGCGAGAACTCTAAAAGCTTTGTCTGATATTAAAGTGTAA
- the nusG gene encoding transcription termination/antitermination protein NusG, with amino-acid sequence MSRAWYVLQTFSQYEKKIEQEVKLLISEGVFGGNVLDVKAPIERVEEIKNGKKRIRERKIWPGYILIELDLPEQEWKSTVANIIKIPGVVNFVGTGKEQKPLPISDEEVKSVFMLAGEIKADKSIFMLYDFEEGERVKIKGGPFDSFEGVIGSIDYEKKKLKVAVQIFGRSTPVEVDFQHIEKI; translated from the coding sequence ATGTCCAGGGCCTGGTATGTATTGCAAACTTTCTCTCAGTATGAGAAAAAGATAGAACAAGAGGTAAAGCTTTTGATCAGCGAGGGTGTTTTTGGTGGTAATGTTTTAGATGTTAAGGCTCCTATTGAAAGGGTAGAAGAGATAAAAAATGGGAAAAAGCGTATACGAGAGAGAAAAATTTGGCCGGGTTATATTCTAATTGAGTTGGATCTTCCTGAACAGGAATGGAAAAGCACTGTAGCTAATATTATTAAGATACCAGGTGTTGTGAATTTTGTTGGCACAGGTAAGGAGCAAAAACCACTTCCAATTAGTGATGAAGAAGTTAAGAGTGTTTTTATGCTTGCTGGAGAGATTAAGGCAGATAAATCTATTTTTATGCTTTATGATTTTGAAGAGGGTGAGAGAGTTAAAATTAAAGGGGGTCCTTTTGATTCTTTTGAAGGAGTTATTGGGTCTATCGATTATGAAAAAAAGAAATTGAAAGTTGCAGTTCAAATTTTTGGAAGATCAACTCCTGTTGAAGTTGATTTTCAGCATATAGAAAAAATTTAA
- the secE gene encoding preprotein translocase subunit SecE: protein MFKFVKDSILELKKITWPKYSEVIGSGKQVFWLVVFISVFLGIVDYIMYLAITYIF from the coding sequence ATGTTTAAATTTGTTAAAGATAGTATTTTAGAACTTAAGAAAATAACATGGCCTAAATATAGTGAAGTAATAGGTAGTGGAAAACAAGTTTTTTGGTTGGTTGTTTTTATTTCTGTTTTTTTAGGTATAGTAGATTATATTATGTATCTTGCTATAACTTATATATTTTAA
- the rpmG gene encoding 50S ribosomal protein L33 — MGKKKGKGAVELIALVCEETGIRNYTTTKNRRNKQEKLELRKYCPSLRKHTLHKEGKIK, encoded by the coding sequence ATGGGCAAAAAAAAAGGTAAAGGTGCTGTTGAACTTATAGCTTTAGTATGTGAGGAAACAGGAATTAGAAATTATACGACTACTAAAAATAGGCGTAATAAACAAGAGAAGTTAGAATTGAGGAAGTATTGTCCAAGTCTCAGGAAGCATACTCTTCATAAAGAAGGCAAAATAAAATAA
- a CDS encoding ankyrin repeat domain-containing protein, with translation MKIILILLTQFITLLHANEDTKIIKELSKTIYNFSNKEYEINKEKLDRFIESIDLNNIKIVKELQKIKNDFLMTSVYFQNTKGTLIALTLSAEINFQYKISPLSISIINNDFKTTKALIDYGIQINRIDETKYPSIFWAIYLNNEKIFNLLKEKGADLSLTLTNGKTPIQATIEVENTSLIEILLKKNAYIKDEYKKEIQNLKNKNIINILKRYNII, from the coding sequence ATGAAAATAATACTCATATTACTAACACAATTTATTACCTTATTACATGCAAATGAAGATACAAAAATAATAAAAGAATTATCAAAAACAATTTATAATTTTAGCAATAAAGAGTATGAAATAAACAAAGAAAAGTTAGATAGATTTATAGAATCAATAGACCTAAATAACATCAAAATCGTAAAAGAATTACAAAAAATAAAAAATGATTTTTTAATGACATCTGTGTACTTTCAAAATACAAAGGGTACTTTAATAGCCCTAACTCTCTCAGCAGAAATAAATTTTCAATACAAAATATCACCACTATCAATCTCTATAATAAATAATGATTTTAAAACCACAAAAGCACTAATAGACTATGGTATCCAAATTAATAGAATAGATGAAACAAAATATCCATCAATATTTTGGGCAATATACTTAAACAATGAAAAAATATTTAATCTTTTAAAAGAAAAAGGAGCTGATTTAAGCCTTACGCTTACAAATGGGAAAACACCTATACAAGCTACAATAGAGGTAGAAAATACTAGCTTAATTGAGATATTACTTAAAAAAAATGCTTATATTAAAGATGAATACAAAAAAGAAATTCAAAACTTAAAAAATAAAAACATCATAAATATTCTAAAAAGATATAATATAATCTAA
- a CDS encoding cation:dicarboxylate symporter family transporter: MNTKVKFSLNIPIGILLGLFFPSEAYNTLSHIFIRLTYISLIPFLIFSIPLGIENIIENKKFSKLFGKTIYYGILINIIGIIISITVAIIYLPQRIPILDKNIQNIYMFDQTAFLETFFPKNIFTILTNNNPNLLSIYIISIIIGTSFYYAKQKGRIARELILSLSNLFYNANGIVVKILNFGIIFITAAYTTNLKNFKNYQYYIDSIMLLSSWTIIIILIIIPMISYRLTKNFKLSYKNILISIQNIIFAGLTMDAYTPYAFLIEDIKNEKINIKKSIITNIPIINFISKTGTIFISTISFFIILKSYSSLPISIYEISYMSILAFLFIFAFPHIPNSLIYIITMLCSTYTKGIELSYSNIMPILPILASLALMIDFTSNIAIIQIIDFNELQDT, from the coding sequence ATGAATACAAAAGTAAAGTTCTCCCTAAACATACCTATTGGAATATTGCTTGGATTATTTTTTCCCTCTGAAGCTTACAACACGCTTTCACATATCTTTATAAGATTAACCTATATATCCTTAATTCCATTTTTAATATTTTCAATTCCACTTGGCATAGAAAACATTATTGAAAATAAAAAATTCAGCAAATTGTTTGGAAAAACAATTTATTATGGCATTTTAATTAACATTATAGGAATAATTATCTCAATTACAGTTGCAATCATATATCTACCACAAAGAATTCCAATACTAGATAAAAATATTCAAAATATATATATGTTTGATCAAACAGCATTTCTTGAAACATTTTTTCCAAAAAATATCTTTACAATACTTACAAACAATAATCCAAATCTTTTAAGTATTTATATTATCTCAATCATTATTGGCACTAGTTTTTACTACGCAAAGCAAAAGGGGCGAATTGCTAGAGAGCTTATCTTAAGCCTTTCAAACCTTTTTTATAATGCTAACGGAATAGTTGTTAAAATATTAAATTTCGGCATTATTTTTATCACAGCAGCATATACTACAAACTTAAAAAATTTTAAAAATTATCAATACTACATAGATAGCATAATGCTTTTATCCTCATGGACAATTATTATTATCCTAATAATAATTCCAATGATTAGTTATCGATTAACTAAAAATTTTAAATTATCATATAAGAACATATTAATATCTATCCAAAATATAATATTTGCAGGTTTGACAATGGATGCTTATACGCCCTATGCATTTTTAATAGAAGACATAAAAAATGAAAAAATAAACATAAAAAAATCGATAATTACAAACATACCTATAATCAACTTTATTTCTAAAACCGGAACAATTTTCATTTCTACAATTTCATTTTTTATTATTTTAAAATCTTATTCAAGCTTACCCATATCAATTTATGAAATAAGCTACATGAGCATATTGGCATTTCTCTTTATTTTCGCATTTCCACACATACCAAACAGTTTAATTTACATAATTACAATGCTATGTTCAACTTACACAAAAGGAATTGAACTTAGCTACTCTAACATAATGCCAATACTTCCAATTTTAGCATCTCTAGCTTTAATGATCGATTTCACATCCAATATTGCAATAATACAAATAATCGATTTCAATGAATTACAAGATACATAA
- a CDS encoding SH3 domain-containing protein, which produces MNIKLIYILLLILLLSCFDNNNKYGIVLDSKDREKLPNGSLVKIENINQEKKTIIINYNGIKFIVHKFTIEEFQTKEEAKNFQLSIQPYLSKYATSKRDLLPLRRSPDSYQENIIYRIPKDAILKIIHIGEETEAGSLKGRWLHVLTKDGYKGYVFDYALEVFDNITGIMLTNPLDQALQTDIINKFKNIKYLRPLYYETMIANNTYDTNLLREDHGLFFTPKNEIKINIPELSVNFKFDIVEEVKPNGFLFRSKTAEKDFIFLSKEDQNYYKLIIKVKENNLESRLAIIEQNITKIILEAEKQNQNLINRLTSYGTLINKQYGNIEFKSDKTFIWKIDKEIYNFPNAGTFEIIGLSPNLQISYKQAIKLINKEGKKYFCLLDYTENALQLIFISPKNVKDDLIIIDDKDKIAVILFNNAQAHQDTLTKQSQGRL; this is translated from the coding sequence ATGAATATAAAATTAATTTATATTTTACTACTCATATTACTGCTATCTTGTTTTGATAACAACAATAAATACGGTATCGTTCTAGATTCAAAGGATAGAGAAAAATTACCAAACGGATCACTTGTCAAAATAGAAAATATAAATCAAGAGAAAAAAACAATAATAATAAACTACAATGGGATAAAGTTTATTGTACACAAGTTTACAATAGAAGAATTTCAAACAAAAGAAGAAGCAAAAAACTTTCAATTAAGTATTCAACCATACTTAAGCAAATATGCTACAAGCAAAAGAGATTTATTGCCCTTAAGAAGGTCTCCAGACAGCTATCAAGAAAATATAATCTATAGGATCCCAAAAGATGCTATATTAAAAATAATACATATCGGAGAAGAAACAGAAGCAGGTTCGCTTAAAGGAAGATGGCTACATGTTTTAACAAAAGACGGGTATAAAGGTTACGTCTTTGACTACGCACTCGAAGTTTTCGATAATATTACAGGTATAATGCTCACTAATCCACTAGATCAAGCATTACAAACTGACATAATTAACAAATTTAAAAACATTAAATACCTAAGACCACTTTACTATGAAACAATGATCGCCAACAATACTTATGACACTAACCTACTAAGAGAAGATCATGGATTATTCTTTACTCCAAAAAATGAAATAAAAATTAATATACCTGAACTAAGTGTAAATTTCAAGTTTGACATTGTTGAAGAGGTTAAACCTAATGGATTTTTATTTAGATCTAAAACTGCAGAGAAAGATTTTATCTTTTTATCAAAAGAAGATCAAAATTACTATAAATTAATCATAAAAGTTAAAGAGAATAACCTCGAATCAAGACTAGCCATCATTGAACAAAATATTACAAAAATTATCCTTGAAGCAGAAAAACAAAATCAAAATCTCATAAATAGACTAACATCGTACGGAACCTTAATTAACAAACAATACGGAAATATTGAATTTAAAAGCGATAAAACTTTCATTTGGAAAATAGACAAAGAAATTTATAATTTCCCAAATGCCGGAACATTCGAAATAATAGGACTAAGCCCAAATTTACAAATATCATATAAACAAGCTATTAAATTAATAAATAAAGAGGGGAAAAAATATTTCTGTCTATTAGACTATACAGAAAATGCTTTACAACTTATATTCATATCCCCTAAAAATGTAAAAGATGATTTAATAATCATTGATGACAAAGATAAAATCGCAGTTATACTGTTTAATAATGCTCAGGCTCATCAAGATACACTTACAAAACAATCTCAAGGAAGACTTTAA
- the rplK gene encoding 50S ribosomal protein L11 → MSKKKKEVAWIKLQVPAAQAAPGAKIGQALGPHGVSGPQFVKEFNEKTAKMEPGIIVPVIITVYSDKSFSFIVKTPPASVLIKKAVGIEAGSKRSNTDKVGTISKEKLMEIARIKMPDLNAKTESAAFKIIAGSARSIGVEVEK, encoded by the coding sequence ATGTCTAAGAAAAAGAAAGAAGTTGCTTGGATTAAGCTTCAAGTTCCAGCTGCTCAAGCTGCTCCGGGAGCTAAGATAGGTCAAGCTCTTGGACCTCATGGTGTTAGTGGTCCTCAGTTTGTTAAAGAATTTAATGAAAAAACAGCTAAAATGGAGCCAGGTATTATTGTTCCTGTCATTATTACTGTGTACAGTGATAAGAGTTTTTCATTTATTGTAAAAACTCCACCGGCTTCAGTTTTAATTAAGAAGGCTGTTGGAATAGAGGCAGGTTCTAAGAGATCGAATACAGATAAGGTTGGAACTATATCGAAAGAGAAATTAATGGAGATTGCAAGGATTAAAATGCCTGATTTAAATGCAAAAACTGAGTCGGCTGCATTTAAGATAATTGCAGGTAGTGCCCGTTCTATAGGTGTTGAGGTGGAGAAATAA
- a CDS encoding tetratricopeptide repeat protein, whose product MKLLIQVFGLVLVFSCYKIKQSEIQSLVDLLEESNKKGLDKFLIVDRIVDIHMRNKDYNEALKSVNQGIANDENREYYPLYFYLMGNIYSAIKEDSVAFTCYRYVVDNFDDYIYESSSVKLDIAKRIINLNIEAGHKIRYYKFLLNNNAENLTNSDRGNYYYNLALSLESIQSYDEAYFYYKQLLSIPRSDLRIDSIDYSGVITKINYYNNPDFVIYRNLNDLIQDIKRYIFAGNTAKLLSIRDKHNFFIQSWDQRGGRSNAINTDSFLTTMIKLGSRRKNGIQFASSFEADSSDDTSYLGSSGWEHIWEWYFVFKKISYPKDPEINNGWAWIGVYLGKK is encoded by the coding sequence ATGAAGTTATTAATTCAAGTATTTGGGTTAGTGCTGGTTTTTAGCTGTTATAAGATTAAGCAAAGCGAAATTCAAAGTCTTGTAGATCTTTTAGAAGAGTCAAATAAAAAGGGTTTAGATAAATTTCTTATTGTTGATAGAATAGTGGATATTCATATGCGCAATAAAGATTATAATGAGGCTTTAAAGTCTGTAAATCAAGGAATTGCTAATGATGAGAATAGAGAATATTATCCTTTGTATTTTTATTTGATGGGTAATATATATTCTGCAATTAAAGAAGACTCAGTGGCTTTTACTTGTTATAGATATGTTGTTGATAATTTTGATGATTACATTTATGAAAGTAGTTCTGTAAAATTAGATATTGCCAAAAGGATTATCAATTTAAATATTGAAGCTGGGCATAAAATACGTTATTACAAATTTTTGCTTAATAATAATGCTGAGAATCTTACCAATTCAGATAGAGGCAATTATTATTATAATCTTGCTTTGAGCTTAGAGAGCATTCAAAGTTATGATGAAGCATATTTTTATTATAAACAATTGCTTTCAATACCAAGGTCAGATTTAAGAATAGATTCAATAGACTATTCTGGAGTTATTACTAAAATTAATTATTATAATAATCCAGATTTTGTAATTTATAGAAATTTAAATGATTTAATTCAAGATATTAAGAGATATATTTTTGCTGGAAATACTGCAAAATTGTTGAGTATAAGGGATAAACATAATTTTTTTATTCAGAGTTGGGATCAAAGAGGGGGTAGAAGCAATGCAATTAATACGGATAGTTTTTTGACAACGATGATTAAGCTTGGAAGTAGACGAAAAAATGGAATACAGTTTGCAAGTAGTTTTGAGGCTGATTCTAGTGATGATACATCTTATCTTGGTTCAAGTGGGTGGGAGCACATTTGGGAATGGTATTTTGTTTTTAAGAAAATTTCTTATCCAAAAGATCCAGAAATTAATAATGGTTGGGCTTGGATAGGTGTTTATTTGGGGAAAAAATAG